The nucleotide window CTATGAAGTGGAGGAGCTTGCTCGCGAGGCTGGGATGAGTGTCTCCACCTTCCACGCACACTTCAAGGCGGTGACCTCCTCCTCGCCGCTGCAATATGTGAAGAATGTGAAGCTGCACAAGGCTCGCATGCTCATGGTGCACGAAGGCGCGAGCGCTGGCGCGGCTGCCGCGGAGGTGGGGTATGAGAGCGTCTCGCAGTTCAGCCGTGAGTTTAAGCGGCTCTTCGGCGCGGGCCCTGCGGCCGAGGCAAAGCAGTGGCGCGGGACGCTGATGCGGTTTGCGTGAGGGGCGAGATGCTTGAGGTGGGGAGGTCGCCGAAGGGAGCGCGGCCTTTTGGGTGGGCTTCGTGTGTCTGTGTTGAATCCCAACCCGCCTTCGCTAGCATGGCTGCGATGGAACTGCGGCATCTGAGATACTTCCAGGCGGTGGCAGAGGCGCTGAACTTCACGAAGGCGGCGGCGCAACTCCGCGTAGCGCAGCCTGCGCTGAGCCGCCAGGTGCAGGATCTGGAGGATGAAATCGGCGTGGACCTGCTCGTGCGCAGTCCGCGTGGGGTAGCGCTGACGGCCGAGGGAAAGCTCTTCCTGGCCGAAGTGAAAGATCTTCTCACTCGTGCGGACGAAGCCGTGGAAAAGGTGCGTGCGCTCGCCCGTGGCGAGTACGGCGAGCTGCATGTGGGGTATGCGCCCACACCCACGAGTGAAATCCTGCCGCGTGCGCTCGCTTCATTTCAAGAGGCTGCGCCGCGCGTTCATGTGGTGCTTCATGACCTGGCCGGAGATGAAATGTACGCCGGTCTCCGCGAAGGTGCACTGCATCTGGCCATCACCGCACAGTCTGCTTGGGATGCACCCATCACTGGCGTGGCGTATGAAGAGCTGCGGCAGTATCCCTTCTGTGTGGCTCTGGCTCCTGGGCATCGCTTCGCGAAGCTGAAGGCCGTGTCCCTGGCAGAAGTGGCCTCAGAGCCCCTCGTGGCTCTGCGCAAGCGCGACTACTCCGAGTATCATGTGATCCTGGATAGGATATTCGCGCCGTCCAAACTCCGCCTGCGCATTGCCGCGGAGGTCGATGGAGCGAATACCCTCATCACCGGCGTGGAATCGGGCAGGGGAGTGGCGGTGGTCACTGAACTCTTCCGGGGCATCACAGGCGACCGCCTGCTCTATCGTCCCATCACGGGCTGCCCCATCGCGCAGAGCGTGGGAATAGCGACTGCTGCGCAAGGGGACATCACACCTGCGGGTGAGAAGTTTCGCGAAGTGCTGCGGGATGTCGCGAAAGGACTGGGCACCGCGAGTGGCAGGAAGGGAACTGCCTCGGTGAGGGGGAAGAGATAGTCGTCGGAGCTGTACGCCGACAGCGATCACCCTACTCCATCACATTGTCCTTCACCACGCTCGCCTTGGCATCGTCGAGCGCAATCCACTTGCTGTCCTTTGGCAATTTCCTGCCGCAATCCGTCGCCACGTTGCTGCTCACGACCAGGCCCCGGCATGGCGAGATGCTCCATATGGCGGCGGTGGAGAGTCCTGAGAAGGTGTTTCCCGTGATGCTGCAAAACTCCGCGCCTTCCAGCAAAACGCCGGTGCCCTCATCAATGCTCATGGGTGTCTTGCCTTCTGCGGGACGCTTGTCCTTGCCACCACCGATGTAGGTGTTGCAGAAATTGTTCGCAGAGATCGTGTTGCGGCCGGAATCCTTGCTCACTCGCACGGAGAACTTGTGGGCAATGGTGAAGGTGTTGGCGCTTACCCCGCAGCCGTGTGCGTCGCGCAGGTCAATGCCCCCCTCCAGATGGTGGGCGATGACATTTGCACTCAGCGTGATGCCGTAGCAGTCGCGGTCAAGAATGAGCGCGGTGCCATTGCATTCCTCAATCATGTTCCCACTCACCACGGAGCCGTAGGTGTTCTCAATGATCACGCCATGACGCAGGTGGTCATCAATGTTGTTGCCATTCATGCACAGGTTGAAGGAATCCACACAGCGCAGGGCGTCTTGATTCTCCTCGAAGTGATTCGCGTTCACGACGATGTCATGGCAGTCAAAGATATTGATGCCGTTGGTCTTGTTGTACGTGAAGATGCAGTCCGCCACACGTGCATCCTCGAAGCATTGCAGCAGGCTCAATCCATTACCACCGTGGTGGTCCACGGACATGCCTTCCAGGTAGATCTCCTGGACCTTTTCCGCCACGATCCCGTCGCCGCTCTTCTCCTGGCCCATGATGCGGAAGTCGGCGAGTTGCACGCGCCAGAGCACGGCTTTCTTATCCGTGTCCAGATTTGCCGGCCGGATGATGAGGGCAGGTTCACCCTTGTCGTTCTTGTTGATGATGCACGTCGCTGCGCCTGCGCCCACGATGCGTGTCTCCGAGGTCTTCACGCGCAGCGGCTGGGTGATCTCAAAGTTCCCCGGTGGTAGCAGCACCACGCCACCTCCGTCCGGCACCGCATCGAATGCCTCCTGTAGCGTGGCATGTTTCGCTGCATGCACGACCACCGCGCCGGGCTTGGGAGGCAGCACTCCGGCGGAGGGCGGTGCAGTCAGCGGTGCCTGGCCGGAGGTGATGTTTGGATATGCCAGAGTGACAAGTGCGGCAGCGAGGCAGGTTTGGAAATGGCGCATCACATCGAAACGCTCCTGCGCGATGCCTCTTGCCCGGGCGTTCCTTTAGCAGGAGGAACGGACACAAACATACACGTCAGCGGTGGGGTCACTTCGGCCTGGCGATGTTCTGCATCACGGTGCCGTCGAGCAGCACGATGATTTGCAAGTATCCGGCGGCACCTTTGTAGTCTTTGGAGCTGTAGACCCCGTCGCGGGTGTTGAAGTTGAACCCATAGTAGAACCCCACGGGATTTCCCTTGGTGTCCTGCTGCTGCTTGCGCTCCGCTCTGGTGAGAATCCAGCGAGGGTCTTCCGCGGTGTACCCTTCCTTCAGGATGCGAATGGCCTCCTTTTCTGCCAGCGCCATGGCTTGGGCGAGAGACACCTTGCCTTTCGGTTCAGAAACGAATGTGTGATCCGGTGCCACCTTGTATTGCAGGTAGCCGCCGGATGCTGCGATCGCATCGTTGGGCACTTCGCACTCGTATCGCACGCCATCCACTTCACTCACGAAGGTGTTCGCGTGCAGCATAGGACCACTGGAGTGCAAGAAAGCCGCGAGTGCGGCTGCCACGACGAGATGCATCCCACGCCAGGTGTGTGGGCGAGGAGAGACCCGCGAACATGAAGTGCGGGAATGAGATGTGAGCATGGCCGGAAGCATGCCACTAGGACGCTGCCAGCCGGAAGAATATTCCGTGGTACCGAAGAAAAATCACCGCGCTGAGCGGGAGATTTTACCGGCTCCTGCGGTCCGGCTTCCTGTCATTGCCGGCATTCGTGGTCGCCTTGGTGTCCGAGTCCTTGATGCTCTTGAAGACCTTCTGGGCATACGCGTTCCGTTGTTCCTCCGTCATGTCCGGCTTCTGCTCGAAGCGTGCGCGCACGACTTCCTTGAACTTGTCCCGCGCCTTGTCAGACAGCGAGGCATACATTTCGCGACCGTTCTCACCGAGGTAGGAGGAAGTACGAATCTTCCCACTGGGGGTCATGTGATTGCTGTCACCTCCACGGTTGTGGGCCACCATGGGCATCTGGCCGGAGGGCAGGTCTGTGCGGGCCATGTTCGCTGTGGGCACGCCTTTCTTGGCAGCGCCTGGGGTGATCTGTTCGTTGCCATAGGCCAGCCGGATTTCCTCGGGGCCAATCATCATGGTCACATGCGCCGTCTTCAGATCGGTGCTGGGGGCCACGTCCTTCAGAGTCCATCCACTCGCATTGGGCTGGTCTGAGACTACAAAGCTCTGGCGTGTATCGCGATTGTACACGGTGGCAACTGGCTTGCCTTCCACATAAGCCACGCCCGTGAGCTGGAGGGAGTCTTCCAGGTTCAGATTCCGGGTGAACGGGGAGTGCATCAGCAGTTCCGCCGTATCCTGCTCGCTGATGGGCTGAGGCAGGTCATTGTCCACTGGCATGGGTGAGGCTGGTGCCTGGGCAACGGCCGTGGTGGTGGCTGCGGCGAGTACAGTGACGGCGATGAGGAAGTTGTGAAACGCGGAGTGCATCTTCAGGTGAAG belongs to Roseimicrobium gellanilyticum and includes:
- a CDS encoding LysR family transcriptional regulator, with translation MAAMELRHLRYFQAVAEALNFTKAAAQLRVAQPALSRQVQDLEDEIGVDLLVRSPRGVALTAEGKLFLAEVKDLLTRADEAVEKVRALARGEYGELHVGYAPTPTSEILPRALASFQEAAPRVHVVLHDLAGDEMYAGLREGALHLAITAQSAWDAPITGVAYEELRQYPFCVALAPGHRFAKLKAVSLAEVASEPLVALRKRDYSEYHVILDRIFAPSKLRLRIAAEVDGANTLITGVESGRGVAVVTELFRGITGDRLLYRPITGCPIAQSVGIATAAQGDITPAGEKFREVLRDVAKGLGTASGRKGTASVRGKR
- a CDS encoding right-handed parallel beta-helix repeat-containing protein, whose amino-acid sequence is MRHFQTCLAAALVTLAYPNITSGQAPLTAPPSAGVLPPKPGAVVVHAAKHATLQEAFDAVPDGGGVVLLPPGNFEITQPLRVKTSETRIVGAGAATCIINKNDKGEPALIIRPANLDTDKKAVLWRVQLADFRIMGQEKSGDGIVAEKVQEIYLEGMSVDHHGGNGLSLLQCFEDARVADCIFTYNKTNGINIFDCHDIVVNANHFEENQDALRCVDSFNLCMNGNNIDDHLRHGVIIENTYGSVVSGNMIEECNGTALILDRDCYGITLSANVIAHHLEGGIDLRDAHGCGVSANTFTIAHKFSVRVSKDSGRNTISANNFCNTYIGGGKDKRPAEGKTPMSIDEGTGVLLEGAEFCSITGNTFSGLSTAAIWSISPCRGLVVSSNVATDCGRKLPKDSKWIALDDAKASVVKDNVME